A region of Acaryochloris thomasi RCC1774 DNA encodes the following proteins:
- a CDS encoding PD-(D/E)XK nuclease family protein produces the protein MHHLKKQITDSLEARLEKQYRLIGHLYLNALREVFLNFGIKLKAFTGKGLQEFTNLRNVGYKTTKLVSPPDAVDIQLGLYDLLLKQAYQQALHKLSLIYLRTGEKVTYEVTPEHRKESKRLIEKLAVSLQKEDEWRPKKGEQCDRCSYQRYCSVTAEVPEPIPDTARKPKGMQLLLPF, from the coding sequence TTGCATCACCTGAAAAAACAGATCACAGACTCTCTAGAAGCCAGATTGGAAAAGCAATACAGGTTAATCGGCCACCTGTATCTCAACGCTCTGAGGGAGGTATTCTTGAATTTCGGGATAAAGCTCAAAGCCTTTACTGGAAAAGGCTTACAAGAATTCACTAACCTGCGGAATGTAGGTTATAAGACCACAAAATTGGTTAGCCCACCGGATGCTGTAGATATTCAGTTGGGCCTCTACGATTTACTTCTCAAACAGGCTTATCAGCAGGCTCTCCACAAGCTCAGTCTCATCTACCTACGGACGGGTGAGAAAGTCACCTATGAAGTCACTCCAGAGCACCGAAAAGAGTCAAAGCGACTCATCGAAAAACTAGCGGTTAGTCTACAGAAAGAGGATGAATGGCGACCGAAGAAAGGAGAACAGTGCGATCGCTGTAGTTATCAGCGCTATTGCTCTGTAACAGCAGAAGTGCCGGAGCCGATACCCGATACCGCCAGAAAGCCAAAGGGAATGCAGTTGTTGCTGCCATTTTGA
- a CDS encoding PD-(D/E)XK nuclease family protein — protein sequence MAYPISATRLKLYKSCPQSYYFRYERGLKEQSVFGSPALGKAVHAALKDIYEQWNYAYPIPNLEWFSQCWQSHTVDLGKSSKRRLADAAGVLREIRRANADDEKTPWSRAVNQGVFSSWLLRVCHSGPIRSSGLCR from the coding sequence ATGGCTTACCCCATCTCAGCAACTCGGCTAAAGCTATACAAAAGCTGCCCCCAGTCCTACTACTTCCGCTATGAACGAGGATTGAAGGAACAGTCTGTCTTTGGTTCTCCTGCACTGGGTAAAGCTGTTCACGCAGCACTCAAAGATATCTACGAGCAGTGGAACTATGCATACCCCATCCCCAACCTAGAGTGGTTCTCACAGTGTTGGCAATCGCACACTGTTGACCTGGGCAAATCAAGTAAACGACGGCTGGCGGATGCTGCAGGAGTACTACGAGAGATACGTAGAGCCAATGCCGATGATGAGAAAACCCCTTGGAGTAGAGCAGTCAATCAAGGGGTCTTTTCGAGTTGGCTACTACGAGTTTGTCATTCGGGGCCAATACGATCGTCTGGATTATGTCGATGA
- a CDS encoding ParB/RepB/Spo0J family partition protein, with translation MAKRRSLTLQREKHTEEALENFVLNDGFLNRDGLPAWSQSPTLEIELEKILLPDFQLRLYYDRIKIEQIKATIQAVGIKEPLLLRPTSEASDHFELIAGSQRRLAAAELGLTTVPVKVDEVDDFTALKIAIIENEARSDINPFERTRGIIQLLSVGLDKDTDEVAHALTSLFNAENRGGDNNVIITAKQREFIISVFEELGLNWKSFVANKLQLINLPNDVIAFLEAGKLSYTKAIRIARVKNEAERKALLKSAVDEKLTVKEIQNLIITSTKNNANNNSVVLRDRARSILKKATSPKLLKDKRIRRKVESLTNQLESLILESESSA, from the coding sequence ATGGCTAAGCGTCGTTCGTTAACGTTGCAAAGAGAAAAACATACGGAGGAAGCCTTAGAAAATTTTGTCCTCAACGATGGCTTTCTAAATCGTGACGGGCTACCGGCATGGAGCCAGTCCCCTACTCTTGAAATAGAATTAGAGAAAATTCTTCTACCTGATTTCCAACTCAGGCTCTACTATGACCGCATCAAAATTGAACAAATTAAGGCAACAATTCAAGCAGTAGGGATAAAAGAACCACTGCTTTTAAGACCAACAAGTGAAGCCTCAGACCATTTTGAGTTGATTGCTGGCTCGCAAAGACGATTAGCGGCAGCAGAACTAGGGCTTACTACTGTCCCTGTAAAAGTTGATGAAGTAGATGACTTTACAGCCCTAAAGATAGCAATTATCGAAAATGAAGCCCGTTCAGACATCAATCCTTTCGAACGTACTCGCGGAATTATTCAGTTACTGTCCGTCGGTTTAGACAAGGACACCGATGAAGTCGCTCATGCCCTCACTTCATTATTTAATGCAGAGAATCGAGGTGGTGACAATAACGTTATTATCACTGCCAAGCAGAGAGAATTCATCATCTCAGTATTTGAGGAGTTGGGATTGAACTGGAAGTCATTCGTAGCAAACAAGCTTCAGCTTATCAACCTACCAAATGATGTAATTGCTTTTCTGGAGGCAGGAAAGCTGTCGTACACCAAAGCGATCCGTATCGCCAGAGTTAAAAATGAGGCAGAACGTAAGGCTCTGCTCAAAAGTGCAGTTGATGAAAAGCTTACGGTCAAAGAGATTCAGAATCTAATCATCACCTCCACAAAAAACAACGCCAACAATAACAGTGTAGTGCTGCGCGATCGTGCACGATCTATTCTCAAGAAGGCAACTAGCCCAAAATTGCTGAAGGACAAGAGAATAAGAAGGAAAGTAGAATCGCTAACAAACCAACTAGAATCACTAATTCTTGAATCAGAATCTAGTGCTTAG
- a CDS encoding ParA family protein, translating into MATATREKPRAPRRKKFTPPTKKIVIAFLSQKGGVGKTTTAAHARDWFEQFGSVGFVDADAQRSSSRWLSAISADIQCSVMGDARTLLRELPNVKQQYDYVIVDAPGSMEEVSRAILSRCDIVVIPCQTSQLDLDSNDDTIEMVEVAQDIRGGLPKAVMFFNRAQEGTILLREALEATDEDNKVRQHVFPLDTVIYHRTCIMDVPGQRTTALRESQRLEKSRKKRGVKKVKKLTSIEIARNEYCQLFEEITEIING; encoded by the coding sequence ATGGCTACTGCCACACGAGAGAAGCCTCGTGCTCCCAGACGAAAGAAGTTTACTCCACCTACCAAAAAGATCGTCATTGCCTTTCTCAGTCAGAAGGGAGGTGTAGGAAAGACAACAACAGCTGCACATGCTAGGGACTGGTTTGAACAGTTTGGTTCCGTAGGATTTGTAGATGCAGATGCCCAGAGAAGCAGTTCGAGATGGCTCTCTGCTATTAGCGCAGACATTCAGTGCTCTGTTATGGGTGATGCAAGAACACTTCTTAGAGAACTTCCGAATGTCAAACAGCAGTACGATTACGTGATCGTTGATGCTCCAGGCAGCATGGAGGAAGTCTCAAGAGCCATCTTGAGCCGATGCGATATCGTAGTTATCCCCTGCCAAACTTCCCAGCTTGACTTGGATAGCAATGATGACACTATCGAGATGGTTGAAGTTGCTCAAGACATCCGGGGTGGATTGCCAAAAGCAGTCATGTTTTTCAATCGGGCGCAAGAGGGCACTATCCTCCTACGCGAAGCCCTTGAAGCAACAGATGAAGACAATAAGGTAAGACAGCATGTGTTTCCACTTGATACAGTCATCTATCATCGGACGTGCATCATGGACGTTCCGGGGCAAAGAACTACTGCACTGAGAGAATCCCAACGTTTAGAGAAAAGCCGTAAGAAAAGAGGCGTGAAGAAAGTCAAAAAACTCACGTCGATTGAAATCGCTCGTAATGAGTACTGTCAGCTTTTTGAAGAGATTACGGAGATCATCAATGGCTAA
- a CDS encoding IS1096 element passenger TnpR family protein: MAIAPKSIPPVMVVAIPVAEERPESRQRQGRPRQIETPADIRWPVVQEFLRASNLAANSRKLYERELKRFLGWTHSAWSELKLRQLGQYKAYLMEHEVKPGKTLSKSSVNAALTALKSFFRWLNTFHPELCPENPTEGVKFERLPVPMPQDISAENMEKVWAAVVQRGRTQVRDLALLHLLASGMRSGEVVATNVGSFDGRLISIPISKNKQPRLVPLSPAGQKAVAEYLDWRRDQGEELQPDFPLFLSQHRGWGGQRLSYQGVYQMVEAIGEISGVPDIHPHRLRHTGASEMLRKGMDPAHAMRLTGHTDERSFRRYTMGAEQEAAVEAYYRSIEESKELVYAKSLDRKQRKLLGGLVQLTGKEPLGQVEFDDGDITFAELWQENIEALEQMLELAYGMPEMFGVKVAEEGQSPDIQSQEREEVNSPETALVDLESGLKLQMPLRYGDTAVEHQAQVRFKLWVEGRKKSKVRKEIERQVFSDVQGQKTKPRGNEYLLTLTYHEKDEISQIIGDMFWRMEMIAELDNCKVNCEWEMVDQVLELASTEEPLDCPKITAVEDSLDAVHVTSVYQLKITLLGVQPKVWRRLQVSEVMTLAQLHPVVQAAMGWEGYHLHKFSVNEDEEDETLTLAELIGNELFSFSYLYNLGDMWQHEIEVEKRLASEPEKTYPVCLAGKQACPPEDCGGDWGYAHLLKVLKNPRHSDHRERKEWVGSEFDPKAFDLQEVNQALRELEYS; this comes from the coding sequence ATGGCGATCGCTCCGAAGTCAATTCCCCCAGTAATGGTGGTGGCCATCCCGGTGGCGGAGGAGAGGCCCGAATCGAGGCAACGGCAGGGACGGCCCCGGCAAATTGAGACCCCTGCTGATATCCGCTGGCCGGTGGTGCAGGAGTTTCTGAGAGCGAGCAATCTAGCAGCCAACTCTCGGAAGCTCTATGAGCGTGAATTGAAGCGTTTTTTGGGCTGGACCCACTCTGCTTGGTCTGAGCTGAAGCTCCGGCAGTTGGGGCAGTACAAAGCCTATTTGATGGAGCATGAGGTTAAGCCGGGGAAAACGCTCTCGAAGAGCAGCGTCAATGCGGCTTTGACGGCCCTCAAGTCGTTCTTTCGGTGGTTGAATACGTTTCATCCTGAGCTGTGCCCGGAGAACCCGACTGAGGGGGTCAAATTCGAGCGGTTGCCGGTGCCGATGCCACAGGATATCTCGGCTGAGAATATGGAGAAGGTGTGGGCGGCGGTGGTCCAGCGGGGGCGTACTCAAGTGAGAGATCTGGCATTGCTGCACTTGCTGGCCAGTGGGATGCGATCCGGAGAGGTGGTGGCCACCAATGTCGGATCGTTTGATGGGCGTCTGATCTCGATTCCGATATCGAAGAATAAACAGCCTCGCTTGGTGCCCCTCAGCCCTGCGGGCCAGAAGGCGGTAGCGGAGTATTTAGACTGGCGGCGAGACCAGGGAGAGGAGCTGCAGCCTGACTTTCCTCTGTTTCTCTCTCAGCATCGCGGGTGGGGCGGCCAGCGATTGTCCTACCAGGGGGTCTATCAGATGGTGGAGGCGATTGGGGAGATCTCGGGGGTTCCTGATATTCATCCCCACCGGCTGCGGCACACGGGGGCTTCTGAGATGCTGCGGAAGGGCATGGACCCGGCCCATGCGATGCGGTTGACGGGGCACACGGACGAGAGATCGTTTCGGCGCTACACGATGGGGGCGGAGCAGGAAGCTGCGGTGGAGGCGTATTACCGCTCCATTGAAGAGTCTAAGGAGTTGGTGTATGCAAAGTCTTTAGATAGGAAGCAGCGGAAGCTGCTGGGGGGATTGGTGCAGTTGACAGGAAAGGAACCGTTGGGCCAAGTGGAGTTTGATGATGGGGACATTACTTTCGCAGAGCTTTGGCAGGAGAACATTGAGGCGCTGGAGCAAATGCTTGAGCTGGCCTACGGTATGCCGGAAATGTTTGGTGTGAAGGTTGCTGAAGAAGGACAATCGCCAGATATACAGTCTCAGGAGAGGGAAGAGGTTAATTCTCCTGAGACTGCACTAGTTGATCTGGAGTCTGGGCTTAAGCTACAGATGCCTTTAAGGTATGGGGACACCGCCGTTGAGCATCAGGCCCAGGTGCGCTTCAAGCTCTGGGTCGAAGGCCGTAAAAAATCGAAGGTCCGCAAGGAGATTGAGCGGCAGGTGTTCAGCGATGTTCAAGGCCAGAAGACGAAACCTCGGGGTAATGAGTACTTGCTAACTCTGACCTATCACGAGAAGGATGAAATATCGCAAATTATTGGTGATATGTTCTGGCGGATGGAGATGATCGCAGAGCTGGATAATTGCAAAGTGAATTGTGAGTGGGAGATGGTGGATCAAGTACTGGAGCTGGCCTCTACTGAGGAACCGCTAGACTGTCCAAAAATTACGGCTGTAGAAGATTCTTTAGATGCAGTCCATGTAACCAGCGTCTATCAATTGAAAATTACGCTTTTGGGAGTCCAGCCTAAGGTCTGGCGGCGGCTTCAAGTGTCAGAGGTCATGACGCTGGCCCAACTTCATCCAGTGGTACAAGCTGCGATGGGGTGGGAGGGCTACCATCTTCACAAGTTCTCGGTCAATGAGGACGAGGAGGATGAGACTCTTACCTTAGCGGAGTTAATTGGGAATGAGTTGTTTTCATTCTCCTACCTATACAACCTTGGTGATATGTGGCAGCACGAAATCGAGGTAGAAAAAAGGCTAGCAAGTGAGCCTGAGAAAACCTATCCAGTGTGTCTGGCCGGAAAGCAGGCTTGTCCACCGGAAGACTGTGGCGGGGACTGGGGGTATGCCCATTTGTTGAAGGTGCTGAAAAATCCCCGACATAGTGATCACAGGGAACGGAAAGAATGGGTTGGGAGCGAGTTTGACCCGAAAGCCTTTGACCTACAAGAGGTGAATCAAGCCCTAAGGGAGCTTGAGTATTCGTAA
- a CDS encoding type II toxin-antitoxin system HicA family toxin — protein MPKKIREIKAMLKEAGFIVRSGKGSHNNWKHPRLPQVITVARKDGADAPRYLERKVSQALQQLKELPDDAD, from the coding sequence ATGCCCAAGAAGATTCGAGAGATCAAGGCTATGCTCAAGGAGGCTGGCTTCATTGTCCGGTCGGGAAAAGGGTCACACAATAACTGGAAGCATCCCCGGTTGCCCCAGGTGATCACGGTGGCTCGTAAGGATGGAGCCGATGCCCCCCGCTATCTGGAACGAAAGGTTTCTCAAGCCCTGCAGCAGTTGAAGGAGTTACCCGATGACGCAGACTAA
- a CDS encoding type II toxin-antitoxin system HicB family antitoxin codes for MTQTKYRMIIEWSDEDSCFVVSLPDFERVTQPVTDGTTYEAAARQGQEAIESLVDFYEAEGWTLPVPQTLQVA; via the coding sequence ATGACGCAGACTAAGTATCGAATGATCATTGAATGGTCAGATGAGGATTCTTGCTTTGTGGTGTCTCTGCCGGACTTTGAGCGGGTGACGCAGCCGGTGACGGATGGCACCACCTATGAAGCGGCAGCTCGGCAAGGGCAAGAAGCGATTGAGTCCTTAGTGGATTTCTATGAAGCTGAGGGGTGGACTTTGCCCGTCCCGCAGACGTTGCAGGTGGCCTAG